Genomic DNA from Microbacterium sp. NC79:
TTGGCTGTTCATTGTTCTGGAGCAGACGTGGCTGTTGTACGTCGCCCGAGCGATCATGTTCGCGTACGCGATTTTGTGGCTTGTTTTGGCGGTCGATACCTTGCGCCTCGTGAAGTTTGTGCGTGCCCGTGGCGGGGCACGCTTTGGCATCGCGGGTCTCGCTGTCGTGCTGATGTTCGCCGGTACGGGTGGCGCTCTGTACGCGGCAAATCTGGTGGGTGTCACAGGGGAGACACTCGACGATGTCTTCCAAAACGGGCCCGTTGCTGAGCCTGTTGACGGGTACTACAACATTTTGTTGCTCGGTGCCGACAGTGGTGATGGCCGTGACTCGATGCGGTTCGACAGTATCTCTGTGGTTTCGGTCAACGCCGAGACCGGTCAGGTGACCATCACCGGTATTCCGCGTGACATGCCCAACGTTCCGTTTGCGCCCGGGCCGATGGCTGACCTGTACCCGGACGGGTATGAAGGCCACAGCGATGCCACGTGTGGTTGGGAAGGCAAGATCAACCAGCTCAATACTGAGCTGATGCTGTGCCGCAACGGCGCCGATTTCTACCCCGATGCGGAAGGGAAAGCGTCCACCCCTGGAATTGAGGCGACGAAGGACGCAGCGGAGGGTGTGCTCGGCATTGAGATTCCGTATTACGCGTTTATCGATATGAGCCACTTCGCGAACCTGATCGATGCTCTCGGGGGCGTCGACATCAACGTGACCGAGCGTCTGCCGAAGGGCGGCGGGCCCGCGTACGAGGGTCAGAGCGCCGACGAGTGGGCCATCGGATGGATCGAAGTCGGCCAGCAGCGCATGGATGGCGACACCGCTCAGTGGTATGCCCGCTCGCGTTACACAACTAGCGACTGGGATCGCATGGAGCGCCAGCGCGAACTGCAGGCGGCGA
This window encodes:
- a CDS encoding LCP family protein; the protein is MRYPDVTSEAVMTRRGWWLVLLGFLIPGSAQVLAGNRKLGRVGLAATLTLWLVALVGLGIFFFARDWLFIVLEQTWLLYVARAIMFAYAILWLVLAVDTLRLVKFVRARGGARFGIAGLAVVLMFAGTGGALYAANLVGVTGETLDDVFQNGPVAEPVDGYYNILLLGADSGDGRDSMRFDSISVVSVNAETGQVTITGIPRDMPNVPFAPGPMADLYPDGYEGHSDATCGWEGKINQLNTELMLCRNGADFYPDAEGKASTPGIEATKDAAEGVLGIEIPYYAFIDMSHFANLIDALGGVDINVTERLPKGGGPAYEGQSADEWAIGWIEVGQQRMDGDTAQWYARSRYTTSDWDRMERQRELQAAILAQFDPQTVLLRFQDIAKAGSDLVSTDIPKGLLAKLAGIAEKSQSLPMTTIELVPPLVDPDYPDYAAIQQMIQETLHPVVPDDEGGEG